A genomic window from Gossypium hirsutum isolate 1008001.06 chromosome D10, Gossypium_hirsutum_v2.1, whole genome shotgun sequence includes:
- the LOC107914428 gene encoding NAD(P)H-quinone oxidoreductase subunit O, chloroplastic, with protein MYGNKQFFCLQNLAVRNKNKKKKKIIISYLYICRTAKKRSVKLQFKGVLVSMAFSSSALSHTSSSCLSSFPHAFTTRKTHLRFPSFLLIKASSEPDKGNPTATQTKNAEGSSNAQPQPQATPAAAAKPPPKKPVYSMKKGQIVRVDKDKYLNSINYLSVGHPPYYKGLDYIYEDRGEVLDVRIFETGEHALVAWVGIPTAPAWLPTDMLIKSEKLQYERL; from the exons ATGTACGGAAACAAACAGTTTTTTTGTCTTCAAAATCTGGCCGTTAGAAAcaagaataagaagaaaaagaagatcaTCATCTCTTATCTTTATATCTGTAGAACAGCTAAAAAGAGGTCAGTAAAGCTTCAATTCAAAGGAGTGTTAGTTTCCATGGCGTTTTCTTCTTCTGCTCTCTCTCACACCTCTTCTTCATGCCTCTCTTCCTTCCCACATGCCTTCACAACCAGAAAAACCCATCTTCGCTTCCCAtcatttttactcataaaagcttCTTCTGAACCTGACAAAGGAAACCCCACTGCTACACAGACCAAAAACGCTGAAGGCTCTAGCAATGCTCAACCTCAACCTCAAGCCACTCCCGCCGCCGCCGCTAAGCCACCTCCCAAAAAGCCCGTTTATTCCA TGAAGAAAGGCCAGATTGTTAGGGTGGATAAAGACAAGTATCTCAACAGTATTAAT tATCTATCTGTAGGGCATCCCCCCTATTACAAAGGCTTGGACTACATATACGAAGACCGTGGTGAG GTTCTGGATGTACGCATTTTTGAGACAGGAGAACATGCACTT GTTGCATGGGTCGGCATCCCAACTGCACCAGCTTGGCTTCCCACGGACATGCTTATCAAG TCTGAGAAGCTCCAATATGAGAGATTGTGA